One genomic window of Undibacterium cyanobacteriorum includes the following:
- a CDS encoding pseudouridine synthase, translated as MSKLSLDRILQSQGFGTRKYCRELIEDGEVSINGVVHDNYKESIETAGLVLQIFEEDWIVREHVYLCLNKPANFECSRKPSHHPGVLELLPEQFSWRDVQPVGRLDHDTTGMLLMSDDGPFIHAQSSPKRHIPKVYLATTADPVTDALIQELLSGVQLHDEPAPLAAQRCVRMGSHQLQIVLEQGKYHQVKRMLAAAGNHCAALTRTAIGQLQLADLGLAEGEWCYLEPEHLALLVPDSV; from the coding sequence ATGAGTAAATTATCATTGGACCGCATCCTGCAGTCGCAGGGCTTCGGTACCCGAAAATATTGTCGTGAATTGATTGAAGATGGAGAAGTTTCCATCAATGGTGTGGTGCACGACAATTACAAAGAGTCTATCGAAACTGCTGGTCTCGTCTTGCAGATTTTCGAAGAAGATTGGATCGTCCGTGAGCACGTGTATCTTTGTTTGAATAAGCCAGCGAACTTTGAATGCTCACGAAAACCATCGCATCATCCCGGTGTCTTGGAATTATTGCCGGAGCAATTTAGCTGGCGTGACGTGCAGCCTGTGGGGCGTTTGGATCACGATACGACCGGCATGTTGTTGATGTCAGATGATGGTCCATTTATTCACGCGCAGAGCTCACCCAAACGTCATATCCCCAAAGTCTACTTGGCGACGACAGCGGATCCGGTGACAGACGCTTTGATACAAGAATTATTGTCGGGCGTGCAATTACATGACGAACCAGCGCCACTTGCTGCACAACGTTGTGTGCGAATGGGCTCACATCAGTTGCAAATTGTCTTAGAACAAGGAAAATACCATCAGGTGAAGCGCATGTTAGCGGCAGCGGGAAATCATTGTGCGGCGCTAACACGTACTGCAATTGGCCAATTGCAATTGGCTGATCTCGGACTAGCCGAAGGTGAGTGGTGCTATCTTGAGCCTGAACATTTGGCACTGCTAGTGCCAGACTCGGTTTGA